One stretch of Armatimonadota bacterium DNA includes these proteins:
- a CDS encoding FAD-dependent oxidoreductase — translation MKARKTENNGRATWIRRAIPLLVGLLLAARLEAAPARTLSVDVLVIGGTPAGIAAAAAAARMGRRVHLVEALPKLGGVITWAWLTTFDMNLTPEGAHLTRGIFLEYYKQLGLSFDLEEAVEKLTWAVWREPLVGSTTNAPLLRILREGDRIAGAEFEDRDWQRTLAVRAKQVVDATDDADVAAAAGVPYVLGKPRPDGKPWMQPATLIFRVRGVDWSRLVADLMRRKAAGADPARWGVNGKAAWGYHEVAQRYRPTQPEVGLLAPNLALQNDGSVLINALQVYFVNGLEPESVALGMERARRELPHVVRHLREGVPGFEAAELVGWAPQLYIRETRHIVGLYTLTAEDILTGRTFQDRIALASYPIDIHPYVPGWTNPYPPVRIVYGIPLRSLIPRGISNLLVASRSFSATSEAAGSARVIPTTMSMGQAAGVVAAFCARRGCTPAEVARRPELLQEVQRLLKTQGVYLGE, via the coding sequence ATGAAGGCGCGGAAGACTGAAAACAACGGGCGCGCGACCTGGATCCGGAGGGCGATCCCCCTCCTGGTGGGGCTGCTCCTTGCTGCCCGGCTGGAGGCTGCCCCAGCCCGCACCCTGTCCGTGGACGTCCTCGTCATCGGGGGAACCCCCGCGGGGATCGCGGCCGCGGCGGCCGCGGCCCGCATGGGCCGCCGGGTGCACCTGGTGGAGGCTCTGCCCAAGTTGGGTGGGGTCATCACCTGGGCCTGGCTCACCACCTTCGACATGAACCTCACCCCGGAGGGGGCCCACCTCACCCGGGGCATCTTCCTCGAGTACTACAAGCAGTTGGGTCTGAGCTTTGACCTGGAGGAGGCGGTGGAGAAGCTCACCTGGGCCGTGTGGCGGGAGCCGCTCGTGGGCTCCACCACCAACGCGCCGCTGCTGCGGATCCTCCGGGAAGGAGACCGGATCGCGGGGGCGGAGTTCGAGGACCGGGACTGGCAGCGCACCTTAGCGGTGCGGGCCAAGCAGGTGGTGGACGCCACGGATGATGCGGACGTCGCCGCGGCCGCGGGCGTGCCCTACGTGCTGGGAAAGCCACGCCCCGACGGGAAGCCCTGGATGCAGCCCGCCACCCTCATCTTCCGGGTGCGGGGGGTCGATTGGAGCCGGCTCGTGGCGGACCTCATGCGCCGCAAGGCCGCGGGCGCGGATCCCGCCCGCTGGGGCGTAAACGGCAAGGCCGCCTGGGGCTACCACGAGGTGGCCCAGCGCTACCGGCCCACCCAGCCCGAGGTGGGGCTCCTGGCCCCCAACCTGGCCCTGCAGAACGACGGGAGCGTGCTCATCAACGCCCTGCAGGTGTACTTCGTGAACGGGCTCGAGCCGGAGTCGGTGGCCCTGGGCATGGAACGGGCCCGGCGGGAGCTGCCACACGTGGTGCGCCACCTGCGGGAAGGGGTTCCGGGCTTTGAGGCCGCGGAACTCGTGGGATGGGCGCCTCAGCTCTACATCCGGGAAACCCGCCACATCGTGGGGCTGTATACCCTCACCGCGGAGGACATCCTCACGGGCCGCACGTTCCAGGACCGCATCGCCCTCGCTTCCTATCCCATCGACATCCACCCGTACGTGCCGGGGTGGACGAACCCGTACCCGCCCGTGCGCATCGTCTACGGAATCCCGCTGCGCTCCCTCATCCCTCGGGGGATCAGCAACCTCCTCGTGGCCTCCCGATCCTTCTCTGCCACCTCGGAGGCCGCGGGATCCGCCCGGGTCATCCCCACCACCATGTCCATGGGACAGGCAGCAGGCGTGGTGGCCGCCTTCTGCGCCCGACGCGGATGCACCCCGGCGGAGGTCGCCCGTCGGCCGGAGCTCCTGCAGGAGGTCCAGCGCCTCCTCAAAACCCAGGGCGTTTACCTGGGGGAGTAG
- a CDS encoding ABC transporter ATP-binding protein → MDRLVVEACGVRFFSPAAVADRPAPPEAAEAPLLVLRDIVKVFPGVVANDRVTLEVRAGEIHALLGENGAGKTTLVNILYGIYQPDGGEILLRGRPVRIRSPRDAIALGIGMVPQHPQLVRRHTVAENVALGLPGLPFLRPLRALEERIRELADRYGLAVDPRARVADLSAGEQQRVEILRVLLRGVRILVLDEPTSALTPQEARALFQVLRRMREEGCAVILITHKLDEVLEVSDRVTVLRRGRVVGTLRTREAEARHLARLMVGREIQFGTPRTPRPPGEEVLALEDVWATGDGDIPALRGVSLQVRSGEVFGLAGVAGNGQRECVEVCTGLRGVTRGRVRIFGQEVTGRSPRGIHEVGVAHVPEDRLRRGVVGGLSVAENLVLRGYRRPPFARGPFLDRRAIEAFARHLIARYAIDSPGPWVPARILSGGNLQRLILARELHGEPRLIVAAHPTSGLDVAATQQVRRILLERRDAGAGVLLVSEDLEEILELSDRIGVMFRGRVVGVLPAEEADPERIGLWMMGHGP, encoded by the coding sequence GTGGATAGGTTGGTGGTGGAGGCTTGCGGCGTGCGGTTTTTCTCTCCCGCGGCGGTCGCGGATCGGCCTGCGCCTCCTGAGGCCGCGGAAGCTCCGCTTCTGGTGCTGCGCGACATCGTGAAGGTCTTTCCCGGGGTGGTGGCCAACGACCGGGTGACCCTGGAGGTGCGAGCGGGCGAGATACACGCGCTCCTGGGCGAGAACGGCGCCGGGAAGACAACCCTGGTGAACATCCTGTACGGGATCTACCAGCCCGATGGGGGCGAGATCCTCTTGCGGGGGAGACCCGTGCGCATCCGGTCCCCGCGGGACGCCATCGCCCTCGGCATCGGGATGGTGCCCCAGCACCCGCAGCTGGTGCGCCGGCACACGGTGGCGGAGAACGTAGCGCTGGGGCTACCGGGCCTTCCCTTCCTCCGGCCCCTACGGGCGCTGGAGGAGCGCATCCGGGAGCTGGCGGATCGGTACGGGCTTGCGGTGGATCCCCGGGCCCGGGTGGCAGACCTCTCCGCGGGGGAGCAGCAGCGGGTGGAGATCCTGCGGGTCCTGCTGCGGGGCGTGAGGATCCTCGTGCTGGACGAGCCCACCTCCGCCCTCACCCCGCAGGAGGCGAGGGCCCTATTCCAGGTGCTGCGCCGTATGCGGGAGGAAGGGTGTGCGGTGATCCTCATCACCCACAAGCTGGACGAGGTCCTGGAGGTGAGCGACCGGGTGACGGTGCTGCGCCGGGGTCGGGTGGTGGGGACCCTCCGCACCCGGGAGGCGGAAGCGCGCCATCTGGCCCGGTTGATGGTCGGCCGGGAGATCCAGTTCGGGACCCCCCGCACTCCGCGTCCTCCGGGGGAGGAGGTGCTCGCCCTGGAGGACGTCTGGGCCACGGGCGACGGAGACATTCCCGCCCTGCGGGGGGTTTCCCTTCAGGTGCGATCGGGTGAGGTATTCGGACTCGCCGGGGTCGCGGGGAACGGCCAGCGGGAGTGTGTGGAGGTGTGCACGGGGCTGCGGGGAGTAACCCGCGGCAGGGTTCGGATTTTCGGGCAGGAGGTTACGGGACGCAGCCCACGGGGGATCCACGAGGTGGGAGTGGCGCACGTACCGGAGGACCGGCTACGCCGCGGGGTCGTGGGCGGTCTTTCCGTGGCGGAGAACCTGGTGCTCCGGGGCTACCGGCGTCCCCCCTTTGCCCGGGGACCGTTCCTGGACCGCCGAGCGATCGAGGCCTTCGCCCGCCACCTGATCGCGCGGTATGCCATCGACTCCCCAGGGCCGTGGGTCCCGGCCCGGATCCTCTCCGGCGGGAATCTCCAGCGGCTCATCCTGGCCCGGGAGCTCCACGGAGAACCCCGGCTCATCGTCGCCGCCCACCCCACGAGCGGGCTGGACGTGGCCGCCACCCAACAGGTCCGGCGCATCCTCCTGGAGCGGCGGGATGCCGGGGCCGGGGTGCTCCTCGTGTCCGAAGATCTGGAAGAGATCCTGGAGCTCTCCGACCGCATCGGGGTGATGTTTCGAGGAAGGGTGGTGGGCGTGCTGCCCGCGGAGGAGGCGGACCCCGAGCGGATCGGGCTGTGGATGATGGGACATGGCCCATGA
- a CDS encoding ABC transporter permease: protein MRRIGPLLLVPNPNPSWPWAVGVSLLALVGALAAAGGVFWAYGVSPLVAYRVIAEGTFLDPRALPEVVRRAIPLLLVGTGLVLAFRAQFWNIGAEGQLLSGAVAATGVALFSPLPPALLIPAMLAAGFALGALWAAFPAVLRLRWGAHEVLTTLLLNYVAAYGVEWLVHGPWKGPSMMGFAYTDLFPETAWLPVLAGTRVHWPTLALGLGGAVFGHVLLHRTVLGFEIRVQGENPEAARYAGISPARTVLAAALLSGGAAGLAGVGEVAGIHHRLLSPGQVSMGYGYAGIVVAWLARGSPLGAIPSALLLGLVFTSGDVMQVALRMPFRVTDVFNGLILLFLVGSTPLLQMRIRWAPARSKPALTQGEGWTPSS, encoded by the coding sequence ATGAGGCGCATCGGCCCCCTCCTGCTGGTTCCGAATCCAAATCCTTCCTGGCCGTGGGCCGTCGGCGTGTCGCTCCTCGCCCTCGTGGGGGCCCTGGCGGCCGCGGGCGGGGTGTTCTGGGCGTACGGGGTATCGCCGCTGGTGGCCTACCGCGTGATCGCGGAGGGGACGTTCCTGGACCCCCGGGCCCTCCCGGAAGTGGTCCGGCGGGCGATCCCCCTGCTGCTGGTGGGGACGGGGCTCGTGCTGGCCTTCCGCGCCCAGTTCTGGAACATCGGAGCAGAAGGGCAGCTGTTGAGCGGGGCCGTGGCCGCCACGGGGGTGGCTCTGTTCTCTCCCCTTCCTCCCGCCCTCCTGATCCCGGCCATGCTCGCCGCGGGGTTTGCGCTCGGAGCCCTGTGGGCAGCATTCCCGGCGGTTTTGCGCCTGCGGTGGGGGGCCCACGAGGTGCTCACCACGCTCCTGCTGAACTACGTGGCCGCCTACGGGGTGGAGTGGCTGGTGCACGGCCCGTGGAAGGGGCCCAGCATGATGGGCTTCGCGTACACGGACCTCTTCCCGGAGACCGCCTGGCTTCCCGTGCTGGCAGGTACACGGGTGCACTGGCCCACCCTTGCCCTCGGTCTCGGAGGGGCGGTCTTCGGGCACGTGCTGCTGCACCGGACGGTCCTGGGGTTCGAGATCCGGGTGCAGGGCGAGAACCCGGAAGCGGCTCGGTACGCGGGGATTTCCCCGGCCCGCACGGTCCTGGCCGCGGCCCTCCTGTCCGGGGGGGCCGCGGGGCTCGCGGGGGTGGGAGAGGTGGCGGGGATCCACCACCGGCTGCTGAGCCCAGGTCAGGTCTCCATGGGCTACGGATACGCGGGAATCGTGGTGGCGTGGCTGGCTCGAGGGAGTCCCCTGGGCGCGATTCCGAGCGCGCTTCTGCTGGGGCTGGTGTTCACCAGCGGGGACGTGATGCAGGTGGCGTTGCGGATGCCCTTCCGGGTCACGGACGTCTTCAACGGGCTCATCCTGCTCTTCCTCGTCGGAAGCACGCCGCTGCTGCAGATGCGCATCCGCTGGGCACCGGCGCGGTCAAAGCCCGCGCTGACCCAAGGAGAGGGATGGACGCCGTCCTCGTGA
- a CDS encoding ABC transporter permease: MDAVLVTFLRALAFGTPLLWAALGEIVAERSGVVNLGVEGMMLLGAFFAFATAQLTGSPTLGLGAAGLVGTLAALVHAFVCVRLRANQYVSGLALGMVGAGTAGLLGRGWEGMPLRNPLPELSGITLSGLVLSGLVWSFLYHTRWGIALRSVGESPAAADAQGVSVPLVRSLAVGFGGFTAGIAGGFLSVAYRPSWTEGMTAGMGWIAIAITVFSGWDPLRAVAGSLLFGALFHLSFRLQGVVVPELLKMAPYLGTILVLTLTTARRGSRVQEVPEALGLPYVRGER, from the coding sequence ATGGACGCCGTCCTCGTGACCTTTCTGCGGGCCCTGGCCTTCGGCACCCCGCTCCTGTGGGCCGCCCTTGGCGAGATCGTGGCGGAGCGGAGCGGGGTGGTGAACCTGGGGGTGGAGGGGATGATGCTGCTCGGTGCGTTCTTTGCCTTCGCCACCGCCCAACTCACCGGATCTCCCACCCTCGGCCTAGGCGCCGCCGGCCTCGTGGGGACGCTCGCGGCTCTGGTGCACGCCTTCGTCTGCGTCCGGCTGCGGGCGAACCAGTACGTCTCCGGCCTCGCCCTCGGCATGGTGGGAGCCGGGACCGCGGGACTCCTGGGCCGGGGATGGGAGGGGATGCCGCTCCGGAATCCGCTTCCGGAGCTCTCCGGGATCACCCTCTCGGGGCTGGTGCTGAGCGGCCTCGTGTGGAGCTTCCTCTACCATACCCGGTGGGGGATCGCGCTGCGGTCCGTGGGGGAATCCCCGGCCGCGGCGGATGCGCAGGGTGTCTCGGTGCCCCTCGTGCGGTCCCTCGCGGTGGGGTTCGGGGGATTCACGGCGGGAATCGCGGGCGGGTTTCTGTCGGTGGCGTACCGGCCCAGCTGGACCGAGGGGATGACCGCGGGCATGGGATGGATCGCCATCGCCATCACGGTGTTTTCGGGGTGGGATCCCTTGCGGGCCGTGGCGGGCTCCCTGCTCTTCGGCGCCCTCTTCCACCTTAGCTTCCGGCTGCAGGGCGTGGTGGTCCCGGAGCTGTTGAAGATGGCCCCGTACCTCGGGACCATCCTCGTCCTCACCCTGACCACGGCCCGCAGGGGGTCTCGGGTTCAAGAGGTCCCGGAGGCCCTGGGACTGCCCTACGTGCGGGGAGAACGCTGA
- a CDS encoding BMP family ABC transporter substrate-binding protein, producing MRRLLWLLVALLVAGVAAGGAAQPRKLRAGWIYVGPIGDYGWTHAHDVGRRIAEKTLPWLETTYVEKVPEGQVEAFIDQLVKGGAKVIFTTSFGYMDGTLAAARRHPDIIFAHCSGFKRAPNVATYMADFYQVYYLNGLMAGALTRTGKIGYVGAFPIPEVKRHISAFALGVRAVNPRATVHVRWIYEWFNPAAAKEATEALIAEGADIFAFTEDSPTVVQVAAQKGLPSFGHYSPMYRFAPRHIVSGQLVHWEKIYIDFLRKVYNGTYTPRNLQNVDYWWLLAEGAVELGAQPGMPINPVFRPRLEAVKVRVPGIGTVSVYDLVFRRLREMSQSPPAFDPFTGPIHDRNGKLRVPAGRRMTVQELITMEWAAPGIVGPWPKEPK from the coding sequence ATGCGCAGGCTCCTTTGGTTGCTGGTGGCCCTGCTTGTGGCCGGGGTTGCCGCGGGTGGCGCGGCCCAGCCGCGGAAACTGCGGGCGGGATGGATCTACGTGGGGCCCATCGGGGACTACGGGTGGACCCACGCCCACGATGTGGGCCGCCGGATCGCGGAGAAGACCTTGCCGTGGCTGGAGACCACCTACGTGGAGAAGGTCCCCGAAGGGCAGGTGGAGGCGTTCATCGACCAGCTCGTCAAGGGCGGGGCCAAGGTGATCTTCACCACGAGCTTCGGCTACATGGACGGCACCCTGGCTGCGGCCAGGCGGCACCCGGACATCATCTTCGCGCACTGTTCCGGGTTCAAGCGGGCGCCGAACGTGGCCACGTACATGGCGGACTTCTACCAGGTGTACTACCTCAACGGCCTCATGGCGGGGGCCCTCACCCGGACCGGGAAGATCGGGTACGTGGGCGCCTTCCCCATCCCGGAGGTGAAGCGGCACATCTCCGCCTTCGCCCTGGGCGTGCGGGCCGTGAACCCCCGGGCCACGGTACACGTGCGGTGGATCTACGAGTGGTTCAACCCGGCCGCGGCGAAGGAGGCCACGGAGGCCCTGATCGCGGAAGGAGCAGACATCTTCGCCTTCACGGAGGACTCCCCCACCGTGGTCCAGGTGGCGGCGCAGAAGGGACTCCCCAGCTTCGGCCACTACTCCCCCATGTACCGGTTCGCGCCCCGGCACATCGTGAGCGGGCAGCTGGTGCACTGGGAGAAGATCTACATCGACTTCCTCCGGAAGGTCTACAACGGCACGTATACGCCCCGCAACCTCCAGAACGTGGACTACTGGTGGCTGCTGGCCGAAGGCGCGGTGGAACTCGGAGCTCAGCCCGGCATGCCCATTAATCCCGTGTTCCGGCCGCGGCTGGAGGCCGTGAAGGTACGGGTTCCCGGGATCGGGACGGTCTCCGTGTACGACCTCGTGTTCCGGCGGCTTCGGGAGATGTCCCAATCCCCACCCGCCTTCGACCCCTTCACGGGTCCCATCCACGACCGCAACGGGAAGCTGCGGGTACCCGCGGGCCGGCGCATGACCGTGCAGGAGCTCATCACCATGGAGTGGGCCGCGCCGGGGATCGTGGGTCCGTGGCCCAAGGAGCCCAAGTAG
- a CDS encoding Xaa-Pro peptidase family protein, producing the protein MRTDRLGRLRGRMAEQGTDLVVLPPGEDFLYLTGRLPLRDERACFLMISIDRALLLVPQLQVGELAQLGLPLFPYADGEGPTWAIREATRTLGRVRTVAVGDDLRADHLLLLQDLLPDARFTLASPLLAPLRMRKDPEEVEALRRSAAAADAGVLAAARACRPGVSEREVAEAAGEAMRRAGAEEVLFTLVASGPNSAFPHHRTSDRTLRPGEPVLLDLGGRMGGYCSDITRMAFLGPPPTNYRQLQGIVEEAVQAALEAIRPGVPAAEVDRAARRVITEAGYGERFVHRTGHGLGLSPHEPPSVTETNPTPLEEGMVFTVEPGIYLPGDFGVRLEETVVVHPTGPEILSRLSREGFEIPA; encoded by the coding sequence ATGCGGACGGATCGCCTGGGTCGCCTCCGCGGTCGGATGGCGGAGCAGGGCACCGACCTCGTGGTCCTGCCCCCGGGAGAGGACTTCCTTTACCTCACGGGCCGTCTGCCCCTCCGGGACGAGCGGGCCTGTTTTCTGATGATTTCCATAGACCGGGCCCTTCTGCTCGTCCCCCAGCTTCAGGTTGGGGAGCTGGCCCAACTGGGGCTGCCCCTGTTCCCATATGCGGATGGAGAGGGGCCGACCTGGGCCATCCGGGAGGCGACCCGGACCCTCGGACGGGTTCGGACCGTGGCGGTTGGGGACGACCTGCGGGCGGATCACCTCCTCCTGCTTCAGGACCTCTTGCCGGACGCCCGTTTCACCCTTGCTTCCCCCCTGCTTGCCCCCCTGCGGATGCGCAAGGACCCAGAGGAGGTGGAGGCCCTGCGCCGTTCCGCGGCGGCCGCGGATGCGGGGGTGCTGGCCGCGGCCCGGGCCTGCAGGCCGGGGGTTTCCGAGCGGGAGGTGGCGGAGGCCGCGGGAGAGGCCATGAGGCGGGCGGGCGCGGAGGAGGTGCTGTTTACCCTGGTGGCCTCCGGACCGAACTCCGCCTTTCCCCACCACCGCACCTCGGACCGGACCCTCCGGCCCGGAGAGCCGGTCCTACTGGACCTGGGCGGCCGGATGGGCGGCTACTGCTCGGACATCACCCGCATGGCCTTTCTCGGTCCGCCTCCGACCAACTACCGGCAACTGCAGGGGATCGTCGAGGAAGCAGTCCAAGCCGCCCTGGAGGCGATCCGGCCGGGAGTCCCTGCCGCGGAGGTAGACCGGGCTGCCCGTCGGGTGATCACCGAGGCCGGATACGGGGAGCGGTTCGTGCACCGCACGGGCCACGGCCTGGGACTATCGCCTCACGAACCGCCCTCCGTCACGGAGACGAACCCGACGCCGCTCGAGGAAGGGATGGTCTTCACCGTGGAACCCGGGATCTACCTTCCCGGAGATTTCGGGGTACGGCTGGAGGAGACGGTGGTCGTGCACCCCACAGGTCCCGAGATCCTCAGCCGCCTCTCCCGGGAGGGGTTCGAGATCCCCGCCTGA
- a CDS encoding carbon-nitrogen hydrolase family protein, giving the protein MRFGLAQIRYRWGESRSWEEGTTDNLEKAVEFIRRGGREGARVVCFSEYFLGNVKPMPIPCPITERLSRAAREANVYVICGTTRELVPKPKGARRPPKPRLCSFVISPQGKIVSKHYKRVFHPFERGQFDPGPNRPAVIDGIKVGILAGYELLVPEVAHRLARAGAEMLVVQMTASSELPYQLETMQSAVRTRCMELLVPVLAVGQYGEFYGGVLYQGGSLAYVPELGKSMGKWAPNGARLVTRMGEYENLLPVDINPEVAREVRKRFSWTET; this is encoded by the coding sequence GTGCGATTCGGGCTGGCTCAGATCCGATACCGGTGGGGCGAGAGCCGGTCCTGGGAGGAAGGGACGACGGACAACCTGGAGAAAGCGGTGGAGTTCATCCGGAGGGGCGGCCGGGAGGGGGCCCGGGTGGTGTGCTTCTCGGAGTACTTCCTCGGGAACGTGAAGCCCATGCCCATTCCCTGCCCCATCACCGAGCGGTTGAGCCGGGCCGCGCGGGAGGCAAACGTGTATGTGATCTGCGGGACCACCCGGGAGCTTGTGCCGAAGCCCAAGGGCGCCCGCAGGCCCCCCAAACCGCGCCTGTGCTCCTTCGTGATTTCTCCCCAGGGCAAGATCGTAAGCAAGCACTACAAACGGGTGTTCCACCCCTTCGAGCGGGGACAATTCGATCCGGGTCCAAACCGCCCCGCGGTGATCGACGGCATCAAGGTGGGGATCCTGGCCGGGTACGAGCTCCTGGTCCCGGAGGTGGCCCATCGGTTGGCCCGGGCCGGGGCGGAGATGCTGGTGGTGCAGATGACCGCCAGCAGCGAGCTCCCGTATCAACTCGAGACCATGCAGTCCGCGGTGCGCACCCGGTGCATGGAGCTCTTGGTGCCCGTCCTGGCGGTGGGCCAGTACGGGGAGTTCTACGGAGGCGTGCTGTACCAGGGGGGGAGCCTGGCCTACGTCCCGGAGTTGGGGAAGTCCATGGGGAAGTGGGCGCCGAACGGCGCCCGCCTAGTGACCCGCATGGGCGAGTACGAGAACCTCCTCCCCGTGGACATCAACCCGGAGGTTGCCCGGGAGGTCCGCAAGAGGTTCAGCTGGACGGAAACCTGA
- the nth gene encoding endonuclease III has product MSVRKATPRETPEQKANRIRKILEILRGLYPDPRIPLRHRSPFELLIATILSARCTDEMVNRVTPELFARFPTPQALARADLREVERLIRPTGFYRQKARTVQAVSQVLVDRHGGEVPPRMEDLVKLPGVGRKTANVLFSAAEIERWPGWPEIPQADGSGIVVDTHVTRLSQRLGLSFQVDPEKIERELMSLVPQEEWGRFALRLIYFGRQVCTARAPKCSTCPLREVCPSAPYAGNPPWMGRSAR; this is encoded by the coding sequence ATGTCCGTGCGGAAAGCCACCCCCCGGGAGACCCCGGAGCAAAAAGCCAATCGCATCCGGAAGATTCTGGAAATCCTCCGGGGTCTCTACCCGGATCCCCGGATCCCCCTCCGCCACCGCTCGCCCTTTGAACTGCTGATCGCCACCATCCTCTCCGCCCGGTGCACGGACGAGATGGTGAACCGGGTGACCCCGGAGCTGTTCGCCCGTTTCCCCACGCCGCAGGCCCTCGCCCGGGCGGACCTCCGGGAGGTGGAGCGGCTCATCCGACCGACGGGGTTCTACCGACAGAAGGCCCGGACCGTCCAGGCGGTGAGCCAGGTCTTGGTGGACCGGCACGGGGGGGAGGTACCGCCCCGGATGGAGGACCTCGTGAAGCTCCCGGGGGTTGGCCGCAAGACCGCGAATGTCCTCTTCTCCGCCGCGGAGATCGAGCGCTGGCCCGGCTGGCCGGAGATCCCGCAGGCGGACGGATCCGGCATCGTGGTGGACACGCACGTGACCCGCCTGAGCCAGCGCCTGGGCCTGAGCTTCCAGGTGGACCCCGAGAAGATCGAGCGGGAACTAATGAGCTTGGTGCCGCAGGAGGAGTGGGGGCGGTTCGCCCTCCGCCTGATCTATTTCGGCCGGCAAGTATGCACCGCCCGGGCTCCCAAGTGCTCCACCTGCCCTCTACGGGAGGTGTGCCCCTCGGCCCCGTACGCGGGGAACCCACCGTGGATGGGCAGAAGCGCCCGGTAA
- a CDS encoding nucleoside-diphosphate kinase, translating into MQTPREERTLLIVKPDGVQRGLVGEILRRLERAGLKIVGLKMLRAPRSLLERHYPDREDFLRTIGTKTKEAFEAYGLDVRERMGTEDLVEIGARVRGWLIEFMASGPVVAAVIEGVHAVSAVRKLVGKTLPIFAEPGTIRGDFSTDSPTLANLELRPVRNLVHASGTLEEAAYEIGLWFAEEEIHPYRRADEGALFGR; encoded by the coding sequence GTGCAAACCCCCCGAGAGGAGCGGACGCTGCTCATCGTCAAGCCCGATGGAGTTCAGCGGGGACTGGTGGGCGAGATCCTGAGGCGGCTCGAGCGGGCGGGTCTCAAGATCGTGGGCCTCAAGATGCTGCGGGCTCCCCGGAGTCTGCTGGAGCGGCACTACCCCGACCGGGAGGACTTCCTCCGCACCATCGGTACGAAAACCAAGGAGGCTTTCGAGGCATACGGGCTCGATGTACGGGAGCGGATGGGGACCGAGGACCTCGTGGAGATCGGTGCCCGGGTGCGCGGCTGGCTCATCGAGTTCATGGCATCCGGACCCGTGGTGGCCGCGGTGATCGAGGGGGTACACGCGGTGAGCGCGGTCCGCAAGCTGGTCGGCAAGACCCTCCCCATCTTCGCGGAGCCGGGCACCATCCGGGGGGACTTCAGCACGGACTCCCCCACCCTCGCGAATTTGGAGCTCCGGCCCGTCCGCAACCTCGTGCACGCTTCAGGGACCCTGGAGGAGGCCGCGTACGAGATCGGGCTTTGGTTTGCGGAGGAGGAAATCCACCCCTACCGCCGGGCGGACGAGGGGGCCCTGTTCGGGAGGTAA
- a CDS encoding alpha/beta fold hydrolase — translation MFVEVRGCRLYCEDTGKGLPVLLLHGFPLSSGIWAPLRDLLAPHCRLITPDLRGFGRSEKPEGPYTMETFAEDVLGLADALGLDRFVLGGHSMGGYVVFRVAGRAPERLMGLVLVCTRAEPDTEEGKARRRQAIEAIRAEGPSAFLEAFLPNLLGATTRASHPEILEHLRELAASVPAHVLVGCLQGMMERPDSRALLPGLGMPALVVGGEEDPVTPPESARTMAERLPRAQLVLLPRCGHTPSLEAPEALARALADFLRPLAV, via the coding sequence ATGTTCGTGGAGGTTCGAGGCTGCCGGCTGTACTGCGAGGACACGGGGAAAGGTCTCCCCGTGCTCCTCCTTCACGGATTTCCCCTCTCCTCCGGGATCTGGGCTCCCCTCCGGGACCTCCTTGCCCCCCACTGCCGGCTGATTACCCCGGACCTGCGGGGGTTTGGCCGTTCGGAAAAGCCGGAAGGTCCCTACACCATGGAGACCTTCGCGGAGGACGTCCTGGGGCTCGCGGACGCACTCGGATTGGACCGGTTCGTGCTGGGGGGACACTCCATGGGAGGATACGTCGTCTTCCGCGTCGCCGGCCGCGCGCCCGAGCGTCTGATGGGACTTGTGCTGGTGTGCACCCGGGCGGAACCGGACACGGAGGAGGGGAAGGCCCGGCGGCGTCAGGCCATCGAGGCCATCCGCGCGGAAGGGCCCAGCGCCTTCCTAGAGGCCTTCCTGCCCAACCTCCTGGGCGCCACCACGAGAGCCTCCCATCCGGAGATCCTGGAACATCTCCGGGAACTTGCGGCCTCGGTCCCGGCCCACGTCCTGGTGGGGTGCCTGCAGGGGATGATGGAACGGCCCGACAGCCGCGCGCTGCTCCCCGGCCTCGGGATGCCGGCCCTGGTGGTGGGGGGAGAGGAAGATCCCGTCACGCCCCCGGAGAGCGCCCGGACCATGGCGGAGAGGCTCCCCCGGGCACAGCTGGTCCTCCTCCCCCGCTGCGGGCACACCCCGAGCCTGGAGGCTCCGGAAGCCCTCGCGCGGGCGCTTGCGGACTTTCTCCGCCCCCTGGCGGTGTAG